In Acidobacteriota bacterium, the DNA window TCGGTCATCACCACGAGAATGCGTTCGAGCCCCAGCGAGAAGCCAGCCGCGGGTACCTGTTGGCCGAGGAACATGCCGACCAGGCCATCGTAGCGCCCGCCGCCGCCGAGGCTGCCCGCCAGATCGGGCACCGTCATCTCCATGATGCAGCCCGTGTAGTACGAGAGGCCACGCGCCAGGCTCAGGTCCACGCGCAGGTGGCCGTCGGCAGGTGTGCGGGCCGCGAGGGCCAGCACCTGCCGCAACGTGGCGATGCCCGCCGTCGCGGCGGCGTGACTGGCGACACGCGCCTCCACGCGCGAGAGTGCCTCGGCGTTGTCGTGCGCGAGGTCTCCCGTCGCCGGGCGCGCACCGAGGACGTCGAGCACGACGTCGGCGACGTCTGGCGACAGACCGCGGGCCGTGTACTCCCCCTTCACGCCGTCGAGGCCGATCTTGTCCAGCTTGTCGAGCGCCACGAGCGCGTCACCGTGACGGTCCGCGGGCACGCCCGCCACGTCGAGCACACCAGCGAGGACCGCGCGGTGGTTGAGGCGCAGCGTGGCGTCGGTGAACCCGAGCGCCTGCATCGCCTCGCACGCCGCGCCGCACAACTCGGCCTCGACCAGGGGTGATGTGGAGCCGGTGACGTCGACGTCGCACTGGTAGAACTCGCGGAATCGCCCGCGTGCCGGCCGATCGGCCCGCCACACCGGTTGAATCTGATACCGCTTGAAGAACTTCGGCAGCGAACCGCGGTGCTCTGCGACGACGCGTGACAACGGCACGGTGAGGTCGTACCGCAGGGCCAGGTCGGCCTGGCCGGA includes these proteins:
- the hisS gene encoding histidine--tRNA ligase, coding for MASTAPARGMRDFLPADVRRRTYVIGVIRGVYERYGFEPLETPAVENIETLLGKYGDEGNQLIFKILKRGEHEASGQADLALRYDLTVPLSRVVAEHRGSLPKFFKRYQIQPVWRADRPARGRFREFYQCDVDVTGSTSPLVEAELCGAACEAMQALGFTDATLRLNHRAVLAGVLDVAGVPADRHGDALVALDKLDKIGLDGVKGEYTARGLSPDVADVVLDVLGARPATGDLAHDNAEALSRVEARVASHAAATAGIATLRQVLALAARTPADGHLRVDLSLARGLSYYTGCIMEMTVPDLAGSLGGGGRYDGLVGMFLGQQVPAAGFSLGLERILVVMTERGMFPPHLATTAADVLIAQWNADTAGDALALAHHLRSGGLRVEVYPDADKLGKQFKYAASTGVPLVIVEGDDERAAAELTVKDLRTGAQQRIPRADAIPRVTGMLV